attaaatgatgtTATGCATgtatgctccatgaatatatctatgaacatgatcatttgattacctactccatgattacataattgtgatatttgcatgctggagttgaggcatggtgtgaatgttggaagagcagggaacaTGATTGATGTGTGAATGCCGTGGGCATATTTTAGCACAGCAAGAggtttgtgattgtggtgtggtaagatttatcctgtgggggaaagcttttgatatgctcatcatgtctaatgggtcaagttattgactgcagagcaggtttatagccaaggcagataatgaggcctggtggtggttatacagaggctggaaagtacagccagggtatcagttcttcatctgctcctatgaattttcaatagatgttcacagatttgcaatcaagattgcagaggcatgaggaagagatcaggtttATGAGGCAACAACAGAATCTGTTGGAGAGCACATCTTCCtatgttgtgccaggagtggcaccaggtttggctcagcctagggttgagagcatatgggaatttctctgtggaagattccaggagtattaccctccagtttttgagggaggcctagatccatttagagctgagcaatgaatgggcatgatcagttccattcttgacagtatggggctggtaggtcacgatagggtgatctgtgcgacattTGTATTGCGAGATGATGCCCGGATGTGGTGGGAAGTAATTACttagaccaagaatgttaatgccctgagctgggaggagtttcagaccttttttaatgaaaagtaatgcaatgatgctatcagggcagctaaagctgaggcaTTCATCAGGCTACTTCTGGGAAGTttttcagtcactgagtatgccttaaaatttgattGTTTGACAAAGTTTTCCAAggaattggtgcccactgatgggaccaggagagagagattccttcaggggctacagcccaggttagcctgtgatgttcgtatcaccactgtggcaagggttactacctatgcacaggtggttgagaaagcactcacagctgagagtgcagagatcaagatctggcgtgatagtgcagccagaaaggatttcaggaggacagttcctccatttgtgggttctggtaggggtgtaagccctagtgatcagaagaggaaggttcctgacaccttcccagttctaggtcctgacaggaggccccgtggtattgcaatgggtcgtcctgggggtagtgaagcctggaagactcatcctgaatgccctagatgcaagaggcgtcatttgggagaatgtagaGCAAAGggctgctacttgtgtggagtagtaggtcattttaagaaagattgccctcagataagaaaagaagaacccaggaaggtggacagctcggccctagctcaagtgttcacgttgacacaagcagaagctgaggcttctccctcagttgttataggtcagcttcttagtgctggaaccccttataatgtgttgattgattctggtgttacacattcctttgttgctagtaatattattgatagactgtgtagaccttgtgatttctatgctatggggtttggtactttgttacccactggagagttagtggtatctaggaggtgggtcagatctttgccagtgacagtggagggcagagagttatccgtggatttgatagagttagttatgactgactttgatatgatactgggtatggactggttggcaaagtatggggcaactattgattgcagaaggaagatggtcacctttgagcttgaaggtgaggatccttttgtgtttgttggtgttgtgcatggacctcgcattcctatgatttctgtgttgagggccagggatctattgcaaagaggttgcattggattcttagccagtgtggttgataccattcaggtcatgccagtgagaccagaggatactagacttgtttgtgaattcctggatgtatttccaaaagatttgccagggttgccaccacatagagaaattgagttcgttatagaactggcaccaggaatGGAGCTAGTGTCtaaagcgccttacagaatggccccagctgagttgaaagaattaaaggtacagttgcaagaactgttagatttgggttttatcagacctagtttctcacattggggtgcgccagttctgtttgtgaagaagaaggatggttctctgagaatgtgtattgattacagagaactgaataagctgacaattaagaataagtatcctttgccaaggatagatgatctattcgatcagttgcaaggtaagaaggtattctctaagatcgaccttcgttctggttatcatcagttgagggtcaaggagggagatataccaaagactgattttcgcaccaggtatgggcattatgagttcctagttatgtcatttggattgactaatgcccctactgcttttatggatctgatgaacagagtgttcaaggattatttggaccagtttgtgattgtcttcatcgatgatattctggtgtattctcaaaCTGAGTTaaagcatgagcagcatttgaggttagttctacagagactgagagaacaaatgttgtttgctaaattcaagaagtgtgagttctgattgtctcaggtatcctttcttggacatattgtcagtaaggaggggattaaggtagatccagcaaagattgaagcggtcagagattggccaaggccaaagaatgcttctaaggttagaagtttccttggattggcaggttattataggcgtttcgtggaagggttctcaaagattgctattgctttgactgagctgacacgcaagagccagaaatttgtgtggttagataagtgtgagaacagcttccaagaactaaagcagagattgattacaactccgattctgagtcttccgacagatcaggagaagtttgtgatttactatgatgcttctcatcagggtttgggctgtgttttgatgcaatcggagaaagtaattgcttatgcttcttgtcagttgaaggagtatgagaaaaggtatcccactcatgatttagagttggcggtggtggtttttgctttaaagatatggaggcattatctctatggagagaagtgtgagatctatacagaccataagagcctaaaatacttcttcacctagaaagacctgaatatgaggcaaagacgttggctggagttagtaaaagattatgattgtgagattttgtatcatccaggaaaagccaacatggtagctgatgctttaagccggaagggtccgggacagattcatggtatgaggctgatagccagggagttagcagatgatatgaccagagctggtatagagttgctggtgggccagttggctaacattacgctacaatctacactgttggaaagaatcaaggagggtcatttgagtgatccacagttgatcaagattagagaggatgttctggcttgagtatccagagattatacagtgtctgaggtaggtttgttgagatacaaagggcggatatgtgttccgctagacactgcattaaggcgagagattctggatgagtctcatactacaccttactctttgcatccaggcaccacaaagatgtttcaggatgtgagatcattgtattggtggacagggatgaagagagatgtagtggagtatgtggctaagtgcttgacatgtcagcaggtcaaggctgagcatcagaggctggcagggttattgcagcctctggatattccagagtagaagtgggaagacatcacaatggattttgtggtgggcttacccaggactgttggtcagcatgattctatttgggtgatagtggatcgctacaccaagtcagcttacttcttaccagtgaggacttcTTATACAGTTGAgcagtatgcatatctctatgtgagagagttcgtgcggctccatggtgcgcctaggtcgatcgtgtcagatcgggaccctacttttacttccaagttttgggggagtttgcagaaagccatggggaaacaattgaagttcagtactgcttatcatcctcaaacagatgggcagtctgagaggacaatccagatattggaagacatgctgcgagcatgtgtgctggactttggtggatcttggagtaaatatctgcctttgatagaattctcctacaacaacagttatcagctaccattggagttgcaccttatgagatgttgtatggtaggaagtgcagatctcccattcattgggatgagacatgtgaaaggagatacttaggtcctgaggcagttcagaggaccagtgaggccattgagaagattagggcaagaatgcttgcttctcagagtagacagaagagctatgcagatcccaagcgcaggaacgtggagttccaggtgggagactatgttttcctcagagtctcgccatggaaaggggtgagaaggtttgggaagaaaggcaagctgagtcctagatttgtaggtccatttgagatcctggagagaattggtcaggtagcttacagattggctttgcctccggcgctgtcggctgtgcataatgtattccatgtttcagctcttcggaaatatgtatctgatgtgagccatattctgaattatgaagatctggagcttgagccagatctctcctttgaggagcaaccggttcagatacttgacaggaaagataaggtcctcagaaataagatgatacctttggttaatgtattgtggaggaacaacaaggtcgaggaagcgacctaggagctagagtcagacatggagagtcagtatcccgagctgttcaggtaaatttccaggacgaaatttctgtaaggaggggatagttgtaatgccctgaattctccgatgtagtttaatggcgggattagtaggccgggagggccatacttgtttaattatgccattaaatgatgtTATGCATGTATACGTgaattaaattataatatgatgttaaatgtatgcatgtgggtccacatttttaattacaggggtgtgatggtgatttggctcgttgagggtaaaattgtatatttgtatgcatgctggtgatatatgttgagaccacattataatgtgggtttgttcgagccattcggcatgagacgatattggaatattgattagcgatctagtcataacaggtttaagatcggggctcggggtgagtctcggggtgattttaatgattagagcgttaccgggtattaaagggtaacgggatgtgaattattggtgtttgagattatcgggaatagcgggaattggagagcgttaattatgattaacgagataggtggaaaataccagatatgcccttgggagcctttagaaactttaaattgacctaggggtaaaatggtcatttcacccctaggatagatataagccatttttggctgaggaagaggtagaaaaacagagcacgttTAAGAGTTTTCCCATACCATCTTCCCTTCagtttttctttgtgattttggaatcaatcttgaggattcaagcttgggaagcaatccttaggagtttaggagtgtgttcctccattgaagagcttcataagctaagatttgggtaagtttctaaccatagaattccctggtttgctctgttctagctttgttttgcagctgtgatttctaggttgagactttggttttgttgggagttttggctagggttcctatggttgggatgtttggggtatgttatgatgttttttgggttcatttggcatcaaatcaggtgggaatcgaaggagatgaagaagggcgTTTCAGGGGATTTCAGTGCTGGAGGTAGCgttatagcgcccaccttagggcgctacagcgctactcaggaggcaaatgggcatgttgggggttctgagtatagcgctggggcgctaggggtcagcgctgtagtgctactctgttccttcaaagtcccgttttgagtgtttttaagggtttttgacttggggtttcaattcgtaaggcccgggatcgaatctactcaccatgtgggcatgtttcgaggtcccaagagtggCACTTAGGTTAAGATCCTATCATTGTGGATTCTCTttaattgaggttataattggttgtgattaggtgactgctaaggaagcaaaggtcgatcgttctcaggagtcgttcttattattatttctcgctcgaaccagaggtaagagaactgcaccccatatgtgacatgcatgatgattcttgaggcatgttgactgtataaatgtggacatggattaattattgaatacttagcaaatcttgctcacttgtgcatggtactggctaattagtcagatttggaaaatgtgtcagtatcaactgtgaagctgtgactcattagtcaggttcggcagtggtactgggcactggtcacatggtgctGACTCAtgagtcaggacggccttagcgtgtttaatgcaagccaataaagattagatctaatctactttctacattggatgactcaaagagcattaatgccggaccgacctcaagttcgatgaatattataagcgcttgtgtggcttacccatcagtcactcatctattaagtaagagacttacccatcagtctctcatctgtttaaggctagtggcttacccagcagccactcttctgtttaaattagtgacttgcttgtcagtcacccagTATGGTTTTACCAGAACCTcatgtgatattcactcatctgtttaagagctataagctctgtgtggtTATAATCATAATCATTTTGATGATGCTTAGATACAacactgtgttttcttgctgggctttggctcatgggtgctatgtggtgcaggtaaagggaaagaaaagctcacccagccttgagtggagagcttaggtggtgatgtgtacatatgcggccgcttgaccaccacgaccaatgagttctcagaggaactagggggtttaccctatttttgccgcttaggttggcgggtttgaaattttgaaacagtaatgacctttttgagttgtaaatgacttgtaaatgttcttgtgggcccatgaacagttttatgcatataataaaacatatcctttcatttttgttggttttcaccttaacctattaatgacacttagaacacgtttttaaccaaaggactcgggtagcgagtcaaatttttggttcaccgtaacagttctagggtaaccagggcgttacaacttggtatcagagccttgacccagccggaagtgtggccgacgaggacgtcaggcccgtaagggggggtgattatgacagtcataatctcgtgatccgtaaggggaaagaccaggtaagttgtgcaatcccacaccgcctggggaaggtcaagtgtgatgattctaagactgtgtaggtatgagactacacagttgaagagggcttaaatggattgatgagtactacctatatcaacaagatgcatcttcttttcggtagcccatcacttgagaactccaaagttaagcgtgcttgacctggggtaatctagggatgggtgacctcctgggaagttttcctaagaagcgtgcgagtgaggacaaagcacgctggaaagactcgtgttggtttgtagggccagtcgtcattccagaaagcagccatagtgacgtaggGCGTCACAAAAACCATCCCAatcccacaactcaattatcacaaacatttcTGCATGACTTTAGAAGCTTAAGCCAGTAGAAACCCAacctaaaaactcatcaaaacaccattttaatttatgaaacccAAAACACTCAAGAACTccaaaaccagtcaagaaaacactaagattCAGACATTGGACCTTAAAtttgagcttaccttcactgatgAATCAATCCTCTATGAagtttctgagctaactcccaaattccaagcttcaattcagtcttcaatttcaaaacccaaaaacctcttagaactcaatcaaatccacagaatttaaacaacaaaaagtgtgattcaagtcttaccttaatcttggttgaacTCCTTAGCTGAACACTAGTTTAATCTTCCAAGACTTCAGCTCAATCCACTAAATTCCAGCTGGATTTTCCTTAAGTTCTagtggtttcccttgagagaaaTGAAGAGTGATAAAACTGATGAAGGGGAAGGTCGGATTAAGGTTCTTCTATTGTTTTCTCAACTTTCCTTAGTCTAACCTTggctaattaagtcaatcccgaggcttggggtaccggaaacgtccctaagggcaaaatggtaaaattccccagtattcccacctaagcttcctaacctcaaatatatctcaaattatttatttctataacccgataactcaaataaccatctaatacctgaaataccccttgacctgctccaagtcaagtattaggtcccgttgtgactttcccgctaactagctccctaggatcgcctcaagtcgcatgctgcaaatttatccacataataatgcggtcctcacaattatagcatataatcacatttacattcatataaccatacaagcatgcttatcatagaatcatgcattaaactaataaattcacacataaaccaattatgtcatcccggcacactaatcaaggcacttaagtcatattagtaattttgggtcgttacatccatTTTGGATTTAGAAGTGCTGCCCTTCCCACGAACACAATGGCACTCCTCGGTGCCGCAGCTGTGAGAGGATGGAGGTTAGTAATTCTTATGCTCTCCAAGAAAATctaacctatatatatatatatatattgcaaatattTGATACAATGGTGTATCTCATTTTGTGCAGCCACGAGACACGCGCTATGTCATGCTTAATGATGGTCGAAAGCTTTTCCTAGAGTGTCTTGACTCTGCAATCAGGGAGACCAGTGGATGCCAATCCCTTTATCTTGATATACAAGAATTTTATGAAGGTTTAAATGTGAAAGTAGAGCAGCAAATGTCCTTATTACTTGTTGAAAGACAAGCACTAAATGAAGCCAGAGAGGGAGAAAGAAATGTAATGACACATTGTCAGACTATGACATATCTTACAAATTTATACTTTTCACGTTTTAGATTAAGGTTTTATACTTTTCATGTTGTAGGTGGGCATGTCAGACTCTGAATAAGTTTTTTTAGCCTATctttgcccatgtttatgatgtATGTCTTTAAGCTCAAATGAGGTATAAATAGGTTTCCAAGTATCAGAAAGTGCATGCGATTGTTCCAATGCCCTCACTAAGGAGTTATTGTGTCTAGCTAATAGTTTCTTTATGTTGCAGAAGTGTGTAATTGCTTCTTGTGTCCATAACAATattaatgacaatgcaatattattataaatttaatcaaTGCACGATTATTAAGTTTTAGTTTatcaatattattaaattttacttaattaaatctattgataaattaaaatttaatatcatacaacctatatatataattaaaataatattcagattcagctcaaccaatcacatattcagtttttgttatattttcaaatttaatacaaatcacaaatttagttttttaaaacttaaaaacaatttacagacattgaaccaatcacatttttagaaacatgtttttaatcactatattcagatttttatttCAGAATActacttttaaaaaatatagtttttaatcGCGAACAAATCAGACCCTTAAACTCTTTTTAAGAGAAATTTATACTCAAAGACAATCTACACTGAATGTTATTGTTTATCTCACTTTGAGGCCATAGCCATTAAGAGAAACAACTATTAGTCCTTGGGCTCATCACAATACAATTATAACACAGAAATATAACTTAACACCCTTGTAACAAACCACACCAACTACCCAAACATGAAGTAGGCATTTAGCATAAAACCATATAGTATACTCATTTAAAgttatatatacttttttttacaTTGGGGTGAAAGATTTGAACTTGGGACCTTCTTTTTGTGAATATATGTTTAGTACCATTAGGTTATACTAATGACCAAATAAAGTTATATATTcttcataaatatatttttttaaatattagatctcataaaatataaaatatagggAATATACTATTTTGGTCCCTTTATGTAAATTACCATTTGTGCCTCCCAATTTTCATAAATACCAAAATGGTACACTCTGTTTTGTTGTTCATACCAAAACATTACCCTAGACTTATTTTTTTGTCAAAGTTAATTTTTCAAAGACAATTTTACCCTTACTTATAAAATTTTTATAATTGAAGTTATTTATAAGtactataataaataaaataaaatgtaaattataataaaaattaaatcaatttatatacttaaataaataacaatactttaagtttatttaagttataatcaaatattaaataataataaaatgcaATACTTGATTttattctcattttttattttttaagtttatatatttttaaaaataaagtttaaatattattatttaattgaaagaattaaaattaattttaattataaacaaaatatatagctAAGGATAaaaggttttttttattttttattttttaaattaactaaaaataggCTCATGATACCTTTTTGATATGAACAACAAAATAAATGGTACTATTTTAGTATTTATAAAAACTAAAAGACATATGTAGTATTTTGTATAAGAGTAACCATTGAAACACATTCAAATTGCACATACTATTTATTTGCAATGATGTGTAATTAATttcaattaaacaattaaaagtGATGTAATCTCTACTTAAAATTATCTATAGTTAAAATTTAACACACATCATTATGTGTAAAAAGTATGTGCAATTCAAATTGCACATACATTCAAATTACACATATTATTTATACACAATGATGTGTAATTAATTTCAATTACACAATTAAAAGTGATGTAATCTCTACTTAAAATTATCTATAGTTAAAATTTAACACATCATTATGGGTAAAAAGTATGTGCAATTTAAGTGTGTATCTAGCATTACTATTtgtataaacccaaaaaccaaaataatatattctctaaaataCATGTACCTCCATATTCCTCCAAAAACATATAGTATACTCGtgactaattttaattaaaattatgaaatgaaaatatgttagtaaatatatttttcaaatattaGATCTATTCTCCATATTCCTTTGTAAACAATTGTTTTAAAAAGATTGAAAACAAATAAGATTTCACATCACTTATGGATTAAATTgtcaaaactaaaaaaattaggGATGAAATCGTTACACAATAATAGTCAAAGGATCAAATATGCAAATTTTCATCTTAAAACCCTCACATAATTACGAAGGGTGCAGATGTAAAAGCTAAGATCCAAAGGCTCACAATAGCCAACATAGAGTTGCTATATAGCATCATTTTCCTCCGTCTTCCTCCACTCCCTGCCGTTCtaggttttattttttattttggtgtTCTCCAAAAGCTTCTTTCAACGCCAAAATGGTaacactttttcttcttcttaagaaCTTGGTATTGTTGGTTTGGTTTATGTTATCTTGATTTCATGGCTGATGTTTTAGGTTCTTCAAAACGATATTGATCTGCTAAACCCTCCGGCGGAGCTTGAGAAGAAGAAGCACAAGCTAAAGCGCCTTGTTCAGTCCCCCAATTCCTTTTTCATGGTAATTATTAATAGCAATACATGCGTAACTACATTATTATCTGGGTCATTTAAATTTTGCTAATTTGTTTTTTGTTTCTTGTTTTCCCTAAAGGATGTGAAATGTCAAGGCTGCTTCAATATGTAAGTCCTTCAACAATTTATGGTATTTCTGTATAGTTCAATATGTTTCCTTTAGTGGGTCAGTGctggattttttttttgtgatttctGTGTTGAAATTTGCAGAACTACTGTTTTCAGCCACTCACAAACTGTGGTGGTGTGTGGGAATTGCCAGACTGTGTTGTGCCAGCCTACAGGTGGGCGTGCTAGACTCACTGAGGGATGCTCCTTTAGGAGAAAGGGAGATTAGGTATTGTTAGCTCATGTTCTTTGCTTGACTAGGTTGAGAGAAATTTTAGTTAGTCATGACTTTTTGAAGGGATTCAAATGAAGAATGGTTTTGATTTCCCCCAAGTTATGTTGATTTTGGTTCAACTTTTTAAACTATGAAGATTTGCTACTTTTTTGGAACTTTTTTCTTCACTTGGTGGATTAATGATGCTATTAAGATATAAGATATTTATAGTGCATGTTTAATGTTGAATTGAAGCTTATTTGAGCAATGTGCTTGAATTTGAAACTGTAACATTTCAATACCAATGAAGAAAATATTCTCTATCTCGTTCTAGTTTAATTTAACTCGTTCATATTCAAATCACTAATCCATGTTCGATTAGGATAGATCCTTGTTATAATTTTGAATGACTGGCAGATTAAATACAATTTAGATCAAAGTAGTTGGTATTTCCTTTGGGAGAAAGAGTGATTAAGAATTTCATTTTGACTGGTGGGGGAGATTTTAGTTGATCATTACATGTAAAAAGGGATTGAATGAAGTGTGGTTTTTTCCCTGTGATATGTTGCTCTTGGCTGAGTTCCTTGAGCTATGTATTTGCTGCCAATGTTGGAATTTTTGTTTCTTCATAGTGGATTATAGGGTTCTGTTTTAACCTTAGAATGTTTATTGTTTTGCTCCTCATTTGGGCACTGTGGCTTGAGTTATGATGAAGAAAAGTGAAAGTATGTCTTGGCCCAGTTTGAAATATGAAAGTAGATGTTTTGATCCTCTAGGCTTTTTGAAATTCAAGCATCGTCTTTGTTCTTTTGGTGAGTGCGCTATATGGCGTATCACTGAAAGCATACAAGAACTGCTTGCATATAATGTGAAAGGTACATACTTTATTTCTTCGTGATCATTGTGAGAACACCGCAAAACATATATCCAATCAAACCAAACGCATTATCAGTCCTGACCCAACACGTGGTTATTTTGGTTtaacctttaaaaaaaaattacgacGTAAATACGACATGATTTCTTTTCAGTTTTATACATTTATATATCACAATTTTTTGTCAAAGGATTAAATACCAAAACATTATGATTTGGGTAATTCTATCACTATCATACATATTATTACCTGAGATTTTATTAGttaatttcatattaattttttaaaaaataattttaacattatttaaaattagaaaaaataaataaaaatatgttttaaattataaaaattaaaatttatcaaaaattataaaaaataatttaattaaattcaaaaataagtttaattagttttaaaagaccATAATAACACATTTAAAATGAAAATTAAACcatattatatattttacaataatttaataaagttaaaaaaaattatttggttTTCCTTCCACAACTATTATTCTTCATCATTTTCTCAAATTCTCAATTTTCAAACGCATCTCAAATCATATCCAAATACAAATAATTGAAAGACACATCTAAATAATTCCAAAATCCATATCCTAAATCAATTTAACAACATTAATctcattttaaaaatcaaacctAGATATGCAAAGAtcaaactcaaaagtcacaaatc
This genomic interval from Humulus lupulus chromosome 8, drHumLupu1.1, whole genome shotgun sequence contains the following:
- the LOC133798034 gene encoding small ribosomal subunit protein eS27y, which encodes MVLQNDIDLLNPPAELEKKKHKLKRLVQSPNSFFMDVKCQGCFNITTVFSHSQTVVVCGNCQTVLCQPTGGRARLTEGCSFRRKGD